The genome window CGATCGCGTCGCCCGCGAGCCGCAGCCAGCGTTCGACCCCGCCCAGCAGTTCACGGCGCGGCAGGCCGAAGCCGTCCGGGGCGGGCAGCGCGTGCACCAGGGTGAGCAGCTGTGCCAGATCCCGCGGCTCGGCGGGGCGTACGGCGTCGGGCAGCCGGTGCCAGAGGGTCACGGGGTGGCCCTCGACCAGGCGCGCCGCGGGCTCGGCGGCCCGTACGGCGGGGACGTCCGAGGCGGCCAGCCACCGGGCGACGGCCACCTCGCGTTCGGCCCGGTCCCGCAGTTCCGGGTGCTGCACGGCGTCCCGGCCGACCTTGACCACCAGGTCGCCGACGGCGAACACCGCGTTCTCACCCATCGCGAGCAGCTCCGCACCGCCGGACAGTCCGGCAGCGGTCAGCACCTCACGCGCACGCATCTCGTTCATGGCTCCGATTTTCGCATCAGTGCAGGTTGGCTTGACGAACCAACGGCCCGTCAGCACGATGACGGAGGCCACCTGAGCGGCCAGAACGGTATGAAACCGATCGGATGACGCAAGGGGGATAATTCGTGACATTAGCGAGTGCAACCGTACGTTCCGGAAAGCATGACCCGCCCGCCGGGCCGCAGGACGAACGGCCCCGGCCGGTCGACCGGAAGGGTGCCGGAACCTGGTTCCTGGTGCTGCCCGCGCTGATCCCGATCCTGATTCTCAGTGTCGGCCCCCTGCTCTACGGCATCGCGCTGGCCTTCACCGATGCCCAGTCAGGACGCACCCGCTCCACCCAGTGGGTGGGCGGGCTCAACTTCCAGGACCTGCTCCACGACACCCTCTTCTGGGACTCGTTCCGGATCGGTCTGGTGTGGGCGTTCGGCGTCACCGTCCCGCAGTTCGTACTGGCCCTCGGCCTGGCCCTGCTGCTCAACCAGAATCTGCGGATGCGCTGGCTGGCGCGGGCGCTGGCGATCATTCCGTGGGCGATGCCCGAGGTGGTCGTGGGCATCATGTGGCGGCTCGTCTACAACCCGGACGCGGGCGTCCTCAATGAGACCATCCGCGATCTCGGCCTCGGTGACGGCCGGGACTGGCTCACCGGGCTCGCCACCGCGCTGCCCGCCGTGATCGTCGTGGGCGTCTGGGCGGGCATGCCCCAGACCGCCGTCGCCCTGCTCGCCGGGCTGCAGAACACCCCGCACGAACTCCACGAGGCGGCCGCCCTGGACGGAGCCGGTGCCTGGCGCCGCTTCCGTACCGTCACCTGGCCGGTGCTCAGACCGGTCGCGCTCGCCATCACCGCGCTCAACTTCATCTGGAACTTCAACTCCTTCGCCCTGGTCTACGTACTGACCAACGGGGGACCCGGCGGACGCACCCGGCTGCCGATGCTCTTCGCGTACGAAGAGGCCTTCCACTACGGACAGTTCGGATACGCCGCGGCGATGGGCTGCGTGATGGTCGCGGTGATCTCCGTGATCCTGGCGGTCCATCTCGCCGGCCGGCTGAGGGGAGGCGAGGACCGATGAGCATGCGCACCAGCAGAACCGCACGCGCCGGACAGTACGCCGCGCTGCTCGGCTATCTCGTCTTCCTGGCGTTCCCGTTCCTCTGGCTGATCTCCACCGCCTTCAAACCGGCGCGCGAACTCGGCTCCCTGCACCCCACCTGGATCCCCGACCATCCGACGCTCGACAACTTCCGCAAGGCGTTCGACGAACAGCCGCTGCTCCAGGCCGCCGCCAATTCGCTGAGCGCCGCGGTCTGCGCCGCCCTCATCGCGGTCGTCGTCGCCACGCCCATGGCGTACGTGATGGCCCGCCGCCGCTCCAGGCTCTCGACGGCGGCCACCGGATGGGTCGTGATCAGCCAGGCGTTCCCGCTCGTCCTGCTGATCATCCCGCTCTTCCTGATCCTGAAGAACCTCCATCTGATCAACACCCGGTGGGGGCTGATCATGGTCTACGCCGTCTGGGCGCTGCCCTTCGCGCTCTGGATGCTGGTCGGATACGTACGGGCCGTGCCCGCCGAACTGGAGGAGGCCGCCTCGGTCGACGGTGCGGGCCGGCTGCGGACACTCGTCTCGGTCACGGCCCCGCTGCTGACCCCCGGCATTGTCGCCACCGCGCTCTTCGCCTTCATCACCGCGTGGAACGAGCTCTTCTTCGCGCTCGTCCTGCTCAAGACTCCGGAGAAGCAGACCTTGCCGGTCGTACTGACCCACTTCATCGGTGCGGAGGGCGCGGCCGATCTCGGGCCGCTCGCCGCCGCCGCGTTCCTCGCCACCCTGCCCTCGCTGGTCATCTTCGCGATCATCCAGCGGCGGATCACGGGCGGCATGCTGGCCGGGGCGGTGAAGAGCTGATGCGGGCATCCCTGCGGACGACGGCCGCCGCGGCGGCCACCGCGCTGGCCCTGCTGCTCACCGGCTGCGCGGGGACGGACGACGGCAGGGGCGACAACGGGAGGATCGAGCTCAGCTTCCAGTCGCTGGCCTGGCAGAAGGAGTCCGTCGACGCCAACAAACAACTGGTGAAGGAGTGGAACGAAGCCCATCCGGACGTCCATGTCAGCTACGTACAGGGCAGTTGGGACACCGTCCACGACCAGCTGCTCACCTCCTTCGAGGGCGGCGAGGCGCCGGACATCATCCACGACGCCTCCGACGACCTGGCCGACTTCGCGTACGGCGGCTACCTCGCGGACCTGCGCGGGCTGCTCCCCGGCCGGCTGACCGCCGACATCCCGCGGCAGAGCTGGTCCACCACCACCTTCGGCGACGGCGTCTACGGAGTGCCGTTCCTCCAGGAGCCCCGCGTCCTGATCGCCAACACCAAGATCCTCGCCGGGTCCGGGGTCCGCATCCCGACCCCCGGCGAGCCCTGGAGCTGGGCCGAGTTCCGGCAGGTCACCAAGGAGCTGACGGTCAAGGGGCGATACGGCGTCGCCTGGCCGCTCAAGGAGCCGGTCTCCGTCACCCTCAACCTCGGCCTCTCCGACGGCGGCGAACTCTTCCACCGCGGCGCCGACGGCAAGGTGACCATCCGTGCGGACGAGGGCGACCGGATCGTCCCCGGCACCATCCACGACCAGGTCGACATCGACCACAGTGCTTCGCGCACCGCACTCGGCATGGGCGGCTCCGACACCCTGCCCGGATTCTTCGGCGGCAAGTACGCGATGGTCCCGCTGGGCTTCTCGTACCGCCAGCAGGTCGTCGAACAGGCCCCCGAGGGCTTCGAATGGACGGTCCTGCCGGCCCCCGCGGGCAGCGCGGGCCTCGCCCAGGGGGTGAGTCCGCAGACCCTGTCCGTCTCGGAGGCCAGCCCGCACAAGAAGGAGGCCGCGCAGTTCATCGACTTCCTGCTCCGGCCGCCGAACATGGTGCGCCTGGCCAAGGGCGACTGGATGCTTCCGACCGGCACCGAGGCCCTCGCCGACCCGTCCCTGCACACCGCCGAGAACGGCTGGGCGACCGGTGTCGCCGTCGCGAAGGCGCTCCGGCCGGCGCCCGCCCAGTCGGTGCGCGGCTACCCGGAGTGGAAGGACAAGGTCGCCACGCCCGCCCTCCAGGAGTACTACAGCGGTGCTGTCGGGGCGGACGAGCTGAGGAAGCGTCTGGTTGACGACGGGAACCGGGTCCTGGCCCGCTATCAGCGCTGAGCCCACCCGCGGCCGGCGCGGCGGGGGATGGTCCCTTAGGCCATTCCGCTGCCGTTCCGGTCGGGTCAGTTTCATGGGCCACTCAGTTCTTCTTGCGGCCGGACCCGGAATTACCGACCGGTACGTTTCTTTGGGTTCGCCGCCCGAGCTCTCCGGTGAGAGCACAGGAATCGCGGAGCCTGGTCCGAAATATTCCTGAACGTCGGCGATTCAGACATTCAGTGGCTTGAATTCGACTCTTCAGATCCTTGTGCCCACGCGCCTGTGCGGGTATGGGTGCCGCATCGTCCCTGCTGTCGCGGTGGTTCGTCCGGCGCGTCTCACCTGTCGGACGCTGTCGAAAACTGAACGCACGGCCTGTTTCGGCCTGCCCGGATGGCAATCGCCCGGAGTTGGTTCCACCCCTGCCCGATTCGCTGCGATTCGGGCGCGGCGCAAGAAGAAGTCATTGACAAGCCCTTTCGTGCTGAGCTTCACTCCTTTCGGCGGTGAGTGGCGAGAAATTCCCGGTCAGAGGCGGGGGATTGTCGTCGTGAACGGTCAGAGTCATGCCCGCATGAATGCAAATTCAGAGTAAAAGATGGAGGTGCTGTTATGAAGTTCCTTTTCTTGCTCAAGGACAAGATGACGCCGGAGAAGAGCCTGAAGGCGTACGCCTGGTACCACTGGTACTAAACCGACAGAACGGTCCGTCACTTCGAGGGACACGGTCAGTCGATTCGGGCCCGTGTCCGGCCAGGCCTCATCGGCCCGCCGGGCGCGGGCCCTTCCCGCTTCTTGGAGACCACCGATGCACATGTCCGGTACCGGCAGCCGCGCCCGGGACGTCGTCTTCGCGCCGAGACTCCAGGCGCTCCTGCGAGACCACCGGGGCGAGGAGGTCTTCCGCCTCGACCCCGGCACCGTCGGCGTCGCCGGAGCCGACCTGACGGACCGGATCCTCGCCGCCAGGCCAGCCGCCGAGGATGAACGCCCCACGTTCAAACCCCTTCACGGGCGCTCCATTCCGC of Streptomyces sp. NBC_01363 contains these proteins:
- a CDS encoding carbohydrate ABC transporter permease, translating into MTLASATVRSGKHDPPAGPQDERPRPVDRKGAGTWFLVLPALIPILILSVGPLLYGIALAFTDAQSGRTRSTQWVGGLNFQDLLHDTLFWDSFRIGLVWAFGVTVPQFVLALGLALLLNQNLRMRWLARALAIIPWAMPEVVVGIMWRLVYNPDAGVLNETIRDLGLGDGRDWLTGLATALPAVIVVGVWAGMPQTAVALLAGLQNTPHELHEAAALDGAGAWRRFRTVTWPVLRPVALAITALNFIWNFNSFALVYVLTNGGPGGRTRLPMLFAYEEAFHYGQFGYAAAMGCVMVAVISVILAVHLAGRLRGGEDR
- a CDS encoding carbohydrate ABC transporter permease — its product is MSMRTSRTARAGQYAALLGYLVFLAFPFLWLISTAFKPARELGSLHPTWIPDHPTLDNFRKAFDEQPLLQAAANSLSAAVCAALIAVVVATPMAYVMARRRSRLSTAATGWVVISQAFPLVLLIIPLFLILKNLHLINTRWGLIMVYAVWALPFALWMLVGYVRAVPAELEEAASVDGAGRLRTLVSVTAPLLTPGIVATALFAFITAWNELFFALVLLKTPEKQTLPVVLTHFIGAEGAADLGPLAAAAFLATLPSLVIFAIIQRRITGGMLAGAVKS
- a CDS encoding ABC transporter substrate-binding protein, whose product is MRASLRTTAAAAATALALLLTGCAGTDDGRGDNGRIELSFQSLAWQKESVDANKQLVKEWNEAHPDVHVSYVQGSWDTVHDQLLTSFEGGEAPDIIHDASDDLADFAYGGYLADLRGLLPGRLTADIPRQSWSTTTFGDGVYGVPFLQEPRVLIANTKILAGSGVRIPTPGEPWSWAEFRQVTKELTVKGRYGVAWPLKEPVSVTLNLGLSDGGELFHRGADGKVTIRADEGDRIVPGTIHDQVDIDHSASRTALGMGGSDTLPGFFGGKYAMVPLGFSYRQQVVEQAPEGFEWTVLPAPAGSAGLAQGVSPQTLSVSEASPHKKEAAQFIDFLLRPPNMVRLAKGDWMLPTGTEALADPSLHTAENGWATGVAVAKALRPAPAQSVRGYPEWKDKVATPALQEYYSGAVGADELRKRLVDDGNRVLARYQR
- a CDS encoding tryptorubin family RiPP precursor, translated to MKFLFLLKDKMTPEKSLKAYAWYHWY